One Streptomyces sp. L2 genomic window carries:
- a CDS encoding site-2 protease family protein: MTTAATRRSDRRVSPVFVGILAVTGVTGWATWTGFAEQRGVAVFLFVTAAWLVSLCLHEYAHARTALHSGDISIGAKGYLTLNPMKYTHALLSVVLPVLFVIMGGIGLPGGAVFIERDRIRGRWRHSLISAAGPLTNVLFALVCTAPFWLHALDGVPSDFRYALAFLALLQVSAAILNFLPVPGLDGYGVIEPWLSYGVKRQIQPFAPYGLLFVFALLWVPSINLAFFDLVDAVLRGLHVDTGFSDCGYWLYRFWEGTPDMCTPGV, encoded by the coding sequence ATGACGACCGCCGCCACCCGCCGCAGCGACCGCCGGGTCAGTCCCGTGTTCGTCGGGATCCTGGCCGTCACGGGCGTGACCGGGTGGGCGACCTGGACGGGGTTCGCCGAGCAGCGGGGCGTCGCGGTGTTCCTGTTCGTGACGGCGGCCTGGCTGGTCTCCCTGTGCCTGCACGAGTACGCGCACGCCCGGACCGCTCTGCACAGCGGGGACATCTCGATCGGCGCGAAGGGCTACCTCACACTGAACCCGATGAAGTACACGCACGCCCTGCTGAGCGTCGTACTCCCGGTGCTGTTCGTGATCATGGGCGGCATCGGTCTGCCGGGCGGCGCGGTGTTCATCGAGCGGGACCGCATCCGGGGCCGCTGGCGGCACAGCCTGATCTCGGCGGCGGGCCCGCTGACGAACGTCCTGTTCGCCCTGGTCTGCACGGCCCCGTTCTGGCTGCACGCTCTGGACGGCGTACCGAGCGACTTCCGGTACGCGCTGGCGTTCCTGGCGCTGCTCCAGGTGTCGGCGGCGATCCTGAACTTCCTGCCGGTCCCGGGCCTGGACGGCTACGGCGTAATCGAGCCCTGGCTGTCGTACGGCGTCAAGCGCCAGATCCAGCCCTTCGCGCCGTACGGCCTGCTGTTCGTGTTCGCGCTGCTGTGGGTGCCGTCGATCAACCTGGCGTTCTTCGACCTGGTCGACGCGGTGCTGCGCGGCCTGCACGTGGACACGGGCTTCTCGGACTGCGGCTACTGGCTGTACCGCTTCTGGGAGGGCACGCCGGACATGTGCACGCCCGGCGTGTAG